Proteins encoded by one window of Synechococcus sp. MVIR-18-1:
- the grrP gene encoding extracellular substrate binding-like orphan protein GrrP, giving the protein MRLLKAAATGLIALTSVGLVACQKSAPTNESGASGQTGNVFETGKLRAVVVDDVLPMVDEKDGKYEGLSFVVLNAIRDQLKSATENKSDDIVIEPVSIKSAQDGLNKIRSGEADIACGVAFTWERQRTLTYSLPFATSGVRLLAPKGNDGTPESLKGKTIGVVKDTAAAAVLAKSVDEAQFQFFSTPTEALAGLKEGTVEFLGGDTLWLKASRAATAPDADLVPTFPYARSSVGCVVADTTPHLLNYSNLAIGRMLTAYVDDNKDVRTAVNKWIGPDSQVGLSENMIGDFFTIVLATTAELSKGS; this is encoded by the coding sequence ATGCGCTTGCTTAAAGCGGCCGCTACTGGCCTGATCGCCCTCACTTCGGTGGGCCTTGTGGCTTGCCAAAAGTCAGCTCCTACAAACGAGAGTGGAGCGTCAGGTCAGACGGGCAACGTGTTTGAGACAGGAAAGCTCAGAGCAGTCGTCGTTGACGATGTGCTTCCCATGGTTGATGAAAAAGATGGCAAGTACGAAGGTCTTTCTTTCGTGGTGCTTAATGCCATCCGCGATCAGCTGAAATCAGCGACCGAAAACAAGTCCGACGACATCGTGATCGAGCCTGTTTCGATCAAGTCTGCCCAGGATGGACTGAACAAAATTCGTTCCGGAGAAGCTGATATCGCCTGTGGCGTTGCCTTTACTTGGGAGAGACAAAGAACACTGACTTACAGCTTGCCCTTTGCAACAAGTGGTGTACGTCTACTGGCACCCAAGGGGAATGATGGAACACCAGAGAGTCTCAAGGGAAAAACAATTGGCGTCGTAAAAGACACGGCTGCAGCAGCAGTGTTAGCCAAATCGGTAGATGAAGCCCAATTTCAATTCTTCTCGACTCCCACAGAAGCTCTCGCAGGCCTGAAAGAGGGAACCGTTGAATTCCTTGGTGGGGACACTCTCTGGCTGAAAGCAAGTCGAGCAGCCACAGCTCCGGATGCTGATCTCGTCCCCACATTCCCTTATGCACGATCCAGCGTGGGCTGTGTTGTTGCAGACACCACCCCTCACCTTCTGAATTACAGCAACTTGGCCATCGGTCGGATGCTGACCGCCTACGTGGACGACAACAAGGACGTACGCACAGCCGTCAACAAGTGGATTGGTCCCGATAGTCAAGTTGGACTCAGCGAAAACATGATTGGCGATTTCTTCACCATCGTGCTCGCAACGACAGCTGAATTATCAAAAGGCTCCTGA
- the grrA gene encoding GrrA/OscA1 family cyclophane-containing rSAM-modified RiPP, with translation MKKTTLLSIAAILASSTVLTDASHSAVLSEPDLGNALEQRIEKLSSDAWERLGASDHNEGQTIARAWGNGNGRAFGNGGGRGRAFGNGGGRGFANGYRAGFANW, from the coding sequence ATGAAAAAAACAACTCTGCTGAGCATCGCTGCAATCCTCGCCTCAAGCACTGTCTTGACCGACGCATCACACTCAGCTGTCCTCAGCGAGCCCGATCTAGGAAATGCTCTAGAGCAGCGCATTGAGAAGCTCTCGAGTGACGCTTGGGAGCGATTAGGGGCCAGTGATCACAACGAGGGCCAAACCATTGCCAGAGCTTGGGGCAACGGCAACGGCCGCGCCTTCGGCAACGGTGGTGGCCGTGGACGCGCCTTTGGCAATGGCGGCGGCCGCGGCTTCGCCAATGGCTATCGCGCAGGTTTCGCCAATTGGTGA
- the grrM gene encoding cyclophane-forming radical SAM/SPASM peptide maturase GrrM/OscB has product MNHSDYGPIGLLVIQATSLCNLDCSYCYLPDRQKRRIFDLNQLPVLLNRVYESPFWGPHLSILWHAGEPLTLPCSFYDEASAIVREQTAELQEQGVQIEQHVQTNATLINDAWCECFKRNQIVVGVSVDGPEEIHDSHRRFRNGSGSHALTMRGIRKLQDHAIPIHAIAVLTSAAMEDPERMYSFFRDNGIHDLGFNVEEQEGVNASSSMQGLSREKQYHNFLKCFWQCNQRDGFPIRLREFDQITEMMAGGQRLLQNEMNRPYSILSVDSAGNFSTFDPELLSVETKKYGLFNLGNIRDQSLIGAAETETFRRLLQDMTIGTSLCRDQCDYYGFCGGGTGSNKYWEHGTLASSETCACRFSTQIPVNVLLEQIEDKGVKTP; this is encoded by the coding sequence GTGAATCATTCTGATTACGGACCTATCGGCCTCTTGGTGATTCAGGCCACATCACTCTGCAATCTTGATTGCAGTTACTGCTACCTGCCTGATCGCCAAAAACGAAGGATCTTTGATCTCAACCAATTACCTGTGTTGCTGAACAGGGTGTACGAGAGCCCCTTCTGGGGCCCTCATCTTTCAATCCTTTGGCATGCAGGTGAACCGCTCACATTGCCCTGCAGTTTTTACGACGAGGCCAGTGCCATCGTGCGTGAACAAACAGCTGAGCTGCAGGAGCAAGGGGTTCAGATTGAGCAGCATGTGCAAACCAATGCGACGTTGATTAACGACGCCTGGTGTGAATGCTTTAAGCGCAATCAAATTGTGGTTGGAGTCAGCGTTGATGGACCAGAAGAGATCCATGATTCCCATCGCCGTTTTCGCAATGGCAGTGGCTCTCATGCTCTAACAATGCGTGGCATTCGAAAACTTCAAGATCACGCGATTCCCATCCATGCGATCGCCGTACTCACGAGTGCGGCCATGGAAGATCCAGAGAGGATGTATTCCTTTTTCCGTGACAATGGGATTCATGATCTCGGCTTCAATGTGGAAGAGCAGGAGGGCGTTAACGCAAGCTCATCCATGCAGGGACTGAGCAGAGAAAAGCAATATCACAACTTCTTAAAGTGCTTTTGGCAGTGCAATCAAAGAGACGGATTTCCAATTCGCCTGCGTGAATTTGATCAAATCACTGAAATGATGGCTGGCGGGCAAAGACTGCTTCAAAACGAAATGAATCGCCCATACTCGATCTTGAGTGTGGACTCAGCTGGCAATTTTTCCACGTTTGACCCTGAATTGCTCTCCGTTGAAACGAAGAAGTATGGATTATTTAATTTAGGAAATATTCGTGATCAATCTCTTATCGGTGCTGCTGAGACTGAGACGTTTCGCCGATTGCTTCAAGACATGACAATTGGCACATCGCTTTGCCGTGATCAATGCGACTACTACGGATTTTGCGGAGGCGGTACTGGAAGCAACAAATACTGGGAGCATGGAACTTTGGCTTCCAGTGAAACTTGTGCCTGCCGCTTTTCAACCCAAATTCCCGTCAACGTTCTTCTCGAACAAATTGAAGACAAGGGCGTAAAAACGCCCTAA